A genome region from Carassius carassius chromosome 23, fCarCar2.1, whole genome shotgun sequence includes the following:
- the LOC132101637 gene encoding 1-phosphatidylinositol 4,5-bisphosphate phosphodiesterase gamma-2-like: MAGRVQQGDMTEYKKSLIKRDLEMGIVMTVFRQRMERLTVQVIMETRQVAWSRTANKTEGVLDLFEIREVRAGKNSKDFDRFKDSKDKYIDPNSCFTIFYGSQFVLNTLSLAADSVDDAEKWLAGLELLRQETLVAYTPEIIESWLRKQMYSVDQTKKNSITLKELKSLLPQMNFKVPGGRFLKDRIAVVGAKKDVLDFEQFHKFYNLLMFENQKLILDEFKKESCAFIMGSSDQPIQLCDFQRFLLFHQRESWANNINQVRELMTIFIDDTMRKTNDPAFTVEEFLSFLFSKENSIWDEKFSEICPLDMNNPLSHYWINSSHNTYLTGDQLRSESSTEAYVRCLRLGCRCVELDCWNGPEEPIIYHGWTRTSKIKFKDVVKAINDHAFATSEYPVVLSIEEHCDVKQQKMMAQVFKDVFQDKLLTEPLEPEAEQLPSPTQLKGKIIIKHKKLNIDETFSKKDLRKGDKQGELFIWDPIDEKWYKHYCVIENKTLYYAEENEQQEEDVVKSPQGGTDLHQSEPWFHGRMSEGRQTAERLLQEYCADSGGVDGTFLVRESDTYVNDCTLSFWRSGRVQHCRIRSCLDGNHTVYFLTDNLHFTSVYALIQYYRENPLRCQDFNLRLTDLVPRPDQHLREGWFYSNLSRGEAEDYLMRIPRDGAFLVRQREDSESYAITFRGEGMVKHCRIHKDGSMYVLGTSSEFESLLELVDYFRKKPLYRKIKLRYPVTPALVERFSSITVSASLYDSKQYVEANEIEPSLPSSTVMALYDYRAMRQDELTFHKGALIHNVTKEANGWWKGDCGGKLQHYFPSNYVEEVNSSEAGCQGDEENPLGDLCKGIVDISKCTVVRSAKHGKSVVVTLQDKENKDMPFDLATETTEELYEWYQVAWDITQREENREFEKLKQREVESRDEVAREMSEVVVYCQPRSKDKDRFDNYTYKEVRSFVENKIPSRNKSTQFMLYNRKALSRVYPKGQRVDSSNYDPYPLWMCGCHMVALNFQTADKYMQLNSALFSLNGGTGYVLQPEMMRSDSYDPQEKRNVRFTITIRVIGARHLPKPGRSIASPFVEIELCGQTEDNKFKTIVCHDNGLNPIWLGPNSQPSETFIFSVYDPDLTFLRFVVFEEDMFSDPNFLAQATFPVKGIRSGYRSVPLKNGFSENLELASLLVFVDIQQVEKAQEELYSSSKQLQKKQAELSNEFCLYDTHSSLQRNAAPELYSEKKMSKQQKINNSKFYS; the protein is encoded by the exons ATGGCGGGCCGCGTTCAGCAAGGAGACATGACCGAATACAAGAAGAGTCTCATTAAGCGGGACTTGGAGATGGGGATAGTGATGACCGTGTTCAGACAGAGGATGGAGAGGCTTACCGTGCAGGTCATCATGGAGACGCGACAGGTGGCCTGGTCGCGCACCGCTAACAAGACAGAaggagtgt TGGACCTTTTTGAGATCCGGGAAGTACGAGCAGGAAAAAACTCCAAAGACTTTGATCGATTCAAAGACAGCAAGGATAAATATATAGACCCCAACTCATGCTTTACTATATTCTATGGCTCTCAGTTTGTTCTCAACACTCTCAGCCTGGCGG CTGATTCAGTGGATGATGCAGAAAAATGGCTGGCAGGACTGGAGTTACTGCGACAGGAGACGCTGGTGGCTTACACACCAGAGATTATAGagag TTGGCTGAGGAAGCAGATGTACTCAGTCgatcaaacaaagaaaaacag CATCACCCTGAAAGAGCTCAAGTCTCTGTTGCCACAGATGAACTTTAAAGTACCAGGTGGACGTTTTTTGAAGGACAGAATCGCG GTGGTGGGAGCAAAGAAAGATGTTTTGGATTTTGAGCAATTTCACAAATTCTACAATCTTTTGATGTTTGAAAACCAGAAGTTG ATTCTAGACGAGTTTAAAAAGGAGTCGTGTGCTTTCATCATGGG tagCAGCGATCAACCTATTCAACTCTGCGATTTTCAAAGATTCCTTTTATTTCATCAAAGA GAGTCTTGGGCCAACAATATAAATCAAGTCCGAGAGCTGATGACCATCTTCATCGATGACACCATGAGGAAGACCAACGATCCAGCCTTTACTGTTGAAGAG TTCCTcagttttctcttctccaaaGAAAACTCGATCTGGGATGAGAAGTTCTCAGAGATTTGCCCACTGGACATGAACAATCCTTTGTCTCACTACTGGATCAACTCCTCTCACAACAC ataTTTGACTGGAGATCAACTGCGCAGTGAGTCCTCAACAGAAGCTTATGTGCGCTGCCTGCGGCTGGGCTGCCGCTGTGTTGAGT TGGACTGCTGGAATGGTCCCGAGGAACCTATTATATACCACGGCTGGACTAGAACCTCCAAGATAAAGTTTAAGGATGTGGTGAAGGCCATCAATGATCATGCTTTTGCAACATCCGA GTATCCTGTGGTGCTGTCCATAGAAGAACACTGTGACGTCAAGCAGCAAAAAATGATGGCTCAGGTGTTCAAGGATGTTTTCCAAGACAAGCTCCTAACCGAGCCGCTGGAACCAGAAGCAGAACAACTGCCGTCACCAACCCAACTCAAGGGCAAGATCATCATCAAG CACAAGAAACTGAATATTGATGAGACCTTTAGCAAAAAGGACCTACGGAAAGGAGATAAGCAGGGAGAGCTCTTCATCTGGGATCCAATTGATGAG AAATGGTACAAGCACTACTGTGTGATCGAGAATAAGACATTGTATTACGCTGAGGAGAATGAACAACAAGAGGAGGATGTGGTAAAG TCCCCTCAGGGAGGTACAGACCTTCATCAGTCAGAGCCCTGGTTTCACGGGCGGATGTCAGAGGGCAGACAGACAGCCGAGAGACTGCTGCAGGAATACTGTGCAGATTCGGGTGGAGTTGACGGGACATTTCTGGTGCGGGAGAGCGACACCTACGTCAATGATTGCACCCTCTCGTTCTG GCGCAGCGGACGAGTTCAACATTGTCGAATCCGTTCCTGCTTAGATGGAAACCACACTGTCTATTTCCTCACAGACAACCTGCACTTTACCAGTGTGTACGCGCTTATCCAGTATTACAGAGAAAACCCTCTCCGCTGTCAGGATTTCAACCTGCGCCTCACTGATCTTGTGCCTCGACCAGACCAGCACCTACGAGAAGG GTGGTTTTACAGTAACTTGAGTCGAGGTGAGGCAGAGGACTATCTTATGAGGATCCCTCGAGATGGAGCCTTCCTCGTCAGACAGAGAGAAGATTCTGAGTCTTATGCCATCACCTTCAG AGGTGAAGGGATGGTGAAGCACTGCCGGATACACAAAGATGGATCTATGTACGTGCTCGGCACCTCCAGCGAATTTGAGAGCCTGCTGGAATTGGTGGACTATTTCCGAAAGAAACCGCTGTATCGGAAGATCAAACTACGCTACCCGGTCACACCAGCACTGGTGGAACGCTTCAGTTCG ATAACCGTATCTGCTTCACTTTATGATTCTAAACAGTACGTGGAGGCCAATGAGATAGAGCCGTCTCTG CCCAGTAGCACGGTGATGGCCCTCTATGACTACAGGGCGATGCGGCAGGATGAACTCACCTTTCATAAGGGCGCTTTGATCCATAATGTGACCAAAGAGGCAAACGGATG GTGGAAAGGAGACTGTGGTGGAAAACTGCAGCACTATTTCCCTTCAAATTATGTTGAAGAAGTCAATTCATCTGAGGCAGGTTGCCAG GGCGATGAGGAAAATCCATTAGGTGATTTATGTAAAGGAATAGTGGACATCTCCAAGTGTACTGTCG TTCGTTCAGCCAAACACGGCAAGTCTGTGGTGGTGACGCTGCAGGATAAGGAGAATAAAGACATGCCGTTTGATCTGGCCACTGAGACCACCGAGGAGCTATACGAGTGGTATCAGGTGGCTTGGGACATCACACAGAGAGAAGAAAACCGAGAGTTTGAG AAACTAAAGCAAAGGGAGGTTGAGAGCAGAGACGAGGTGGCCAGGGAGATGTCTGAAGTGGTCGTTTACTGCCAGCCTCGCAGCAAAGACAAGGACCGCTTTG ATAATTATACCTACAAAGAGGTTCGCTcctttgtagaaaataagattccCTCCAGAAACAAGTCGACTCAGTTTATGTTGTATAACCGCAAGGCGCTCAGCCGCGTCTACCCTAAGGGCCAGCGGGTGGATTCCTCCAACTATGATCCGTATCCTCTGTGGATGTGCGGCTGTCACATGGTAGCACTCAACTTCCAAACCGCTG ATAAGTACATGCAGCTGAACAGCGCCCTCTTCAGTCTGAATGGAGGCACAGGATATGTACTGCAGCCTGAGATGATGCGCAGCGATTCGTATGACCCTCAGGAGAAGAGGAATGTCAGATTTACGATCACCATTAGG GTGATAGGAGCAAGACATCTTCCCAAACCAGGACGAAGCATCGCCAGTCCCTTTGTGGAGATCGAACTGTGTGGCCAAACAGAGGACAACAAATTCAAGACTATCGTTTGCC ATGACAACGGACTGAACCCTATATGGCTCGGGCCGAACTCTCAGCCTTCGGAGACATTTATTTTCAGCGTGTATGATCCAGACCTCACCTTTCTGCGCTTTGTGGTCTTTGAGGAGGACATGTTCTCTGACCCCAATTTCCTGGCCCAGGCTACGTTCCCTGTGAAAGGTATTCGCTCAG GGTACAGATCAGTCCCTTTAAAGAATGGCTTCAGTGAAAACCTAGAGCTGGCGTCTCTACTGGTGTTTGTTGATATACAGCAGGTGGAG AAAGCACAGGAGGAACTTTACTCCTCCTCGAAACAGTTGCAAAAGAAACAGGCGGAGTTAAGCAACGAGTTCTGCCTCTACGACACTCACTCCAGCCTGCAGCGCAACGCGGCCCCTGAGTTGTACTCAGAAAAAAAGATGAGTAAACAGCAAAAAATCAACAACAGCAAGTTCTACTCATGA